From the Priestia koreensis genome, one window contains:
- a CDS encoding DUF378 domain-containing protein, with product MTKFISMLASVLLIIGGLNWLFVSLDFNLVTKLFGSSPTLVDIVYWAIGLSAVYVLYDRFLKGK from the coding sequence ATGACAAAATTTATTTCCATGCTCGCAAGCGTGTTGCTTATTATCGGTGGACTCAACTGGTTATTCGTGTCTCTTGACTTTAATCTTGTGACAAAGTTATTTGGATCATCTCCTACACTCGTTGACATTGTATACTGGGCTATCGGTCTTTCTGCTGTCTACGTGTTATATGACCGCTTTTTAAAAGGAAAATAG
- a CDS encoding metallophosphoesterase: MRKFVISDIHGSYREMMQLFEHAAFDPETDQLVVVGDMMNRGPDSGPVLKEIKRLHETYENVHVTIGNHEEMMLWYIGNILDMWLQFGAKEAADSINETFSEPGEVADLLEWLRTLPMRWDDDEYVYSHAGFEIPYGDTNRENLWMKRKDLYRYSKQQILDETGGKTLVHGHTPIAAVTFDGARLAIDLGAQVVSKRPKLALVELTEFVAHVYDFDQEMITTEPIKRGTRSRR, translated from the coding sequence ATGAGAAAATTCGTAATAAGTGATATTCACGGAAGCTATCGTGAGATGATGCAGCTATTTGAACACGCTGCGTTTGATCCTGAAACCGATCAGCTTGTTGTGGTAGGAGATATGATGAATCGTGGTCCAGATAGCGGCCCCGTATTAAAAGAGATTAAGAGACTTCATGAAACGTACGAGAACGTGCACGTAACGATTGGAAATCATGAAGAGATGATGCTTTGGTACATAGGGAATATTCTTGATATGTGGCTTCAATTTGGCGCAAAGGAAGCAGCAGATAGCATTAATGAGACATTTTCAGAGCCGGGAGAAGTGGCTGATCTGCTAGAATGGCTTCGAACATTGCCGATGAGATGGGATGATGACGAATATGTATACAGCCATGCAGGGTTTGAAATTCCATACGGTGATACAAATCGTGAAAATCTGTGGATGAAGCGCAAAGATCTGTATCGCTATAGCAAGCAGCAAATTTTAGATGAAACGGGTGGGAAAACGCTCGTTCACGGGCATACGCCAATTGCGGCCGTAACGTTCGACGGGGCGAGACTTGCGATCGATTTAGGTGCACAAGTCGTATCCAAGCGCCCAAAATTGGCACTCGTTGAGCTGACAGAGTTTGTAGCGCACGTGTATGATTTTGATCAAGAAATGATTACAACAGAACCGATTAAACGAGGAACACGTTCCCGCCGATAA
- a CDS encoding AAA family ATPase → MNQALSVTQKQLYDFLLNVAPVRPVFIWGAPGIGKSSIVESFAEELGMECVSLLGSQLAPEDIIGVPQIENGYSVFCPPKNIARTEPFCLFLDELNACSHEVQKAFYSLIHEQRIGEYRLPEGSIVIGAGNRAQDSAIVKPMSSALINRMVHVQLRASHRDWLEWAYDHSIHPHVIEYIQLRPDHLWSEPPKTEEPFSTPRSWHMLSDCLYGYGENASDQDIDMIARGCLSPHHANQFKGFIKQVNSRFDLAKIINGEMKWPSEPGERDLLYFMAQSFRAQLLKELPNDKQGLRDSRQQLSFRAKDLLKDLASISLEIAQMVVSEQKGEVLPAWFMLEVIRDLPRLALKKDGKS, encoded by the coding sequence GTGAATCAAGCTTTATCTGTCACGCAAAAGCAGCTGTATGATTTTTTATTAAACGTCGCACCCGTTCGACCTGTCTTCATTTGGGGAGCTCCTGGTATTGGGAAATCTTCCATCGTAGAGTCGTTCGCTGAGGAGTTAGGTATGGAGTGCGTCTCGCTTTTAGGAAGCCAGCTTGCTCCTGAGGATATTATTGGCGTACCGCAAATTGAGAATGGATATAGCGTGTTTTGTCCACCTAAAAACATTGCCAGAACCGAACCGTTTTGCTTATTTTTAGATGAGCTTAATGCCTGTTCACATGAGGTCCAAAAAGCCTTTTACAGCCTTATTCATGAGCAGCGAATTGGCGAATACCGTCTTCCAGAAGGCTCAATCGTAATCGGAGCAGGAAACCGAGCGCAGGACAGTGCCATCGTCAAACCGATGTCTTCGGCGCTTATCAACCGCATGGTCCACGTACAGCTTCGTGCGTCTCATCGTGATTGGCTAGAGTGGGCATACGATCATAGCATTCATCCACATGTGATTGAATACATCCAGCTTCGACCAGATCACCTGTGGAGCGAGCCACCCAAAACAGAAGAGCCGTTTTCGACTCCGCGCTCTTGGCATATGTTAAGCGACTGTTTGTATGGATACGGAGAAAACGCAAGCGATCAAGATATAGATATGATCGCAAGAGGCTGCTTATCCCCTCATCATGCGAACCAGTTTAAAGGATTTATTAAGCAAGTCAACAGCCGCTTTGATTTAGCTAAAATCATCAACGGCGAAATGAAGTGGCCGTCAGAGCCAGGAGAGCGGGACTTATTATACTTTATGGCTCAATCTTTCCGTGCTCAGCTTTTAAAAGAGCTTCCAAACGATAAGCAAGGATTGCGCGATTCCCGGCAACAGCTATCATTCCGCGCCAAAGACCTTTTAAAAGATTTAGCGTCAATTAGCCTAGAGATTGCCCAAATGGTCGTGTCAGAGCAAAAGGGTGAAGTGCTGCCTGCTTGGTTTATGTTAGAAGTAATCCGTGACCTGCCTCGACTAGCTCTCAAGAAGGACGGAAAATCGTGA
- a CDS encoding vWA domain-containing protein has protein sequence MKKQRDVKEEKRLKQIERGVDLIKQSPMFAQMWEEVWDHAESMGPTSWAYIMSSGVMRVNKDKDATPEEWAYVIAHCLLHLGLGHEKKKKHPELWNIACDCYIAQFLQELKFGKVPREFNIPIYESISSEEVLYERFVQEGVPDHLKGFSTMPGEIDFILTEEKLYYYHQPPKFDELFATGLAHAVQHAVRSAGGYEYDLGLQKKRTLAKEVKDWFISSYPLLGALASDFELVEDPIICRRLDISVAAVAVDTKEIYINSAVPLTKEELKFVMAHEFLHVGLSHAPRRQGRDPYYWNVACDYVINSWLIEMQIGDMPQIGGLYDPELKGLSAEEVYDQIVTDLRRYRKLMTLRGQGGCDMIESKSPDFWDGKVGTDLDDFYRRALSQGLVYHQAQERGYLPQGLIEEIRALSQPVIPWDVELARWFDHHFQPIEKVRTYSRPSRRQASTPTIARPRYVYQAGDEDGRTFAVIIDTSGSMDRELLGKALGTIASYSIARDVPYVRVVFCDAHAYDAGYMPPEALADRLNVKGRGGTVLQPAVTLIEQATDFPKNGPILLVTDGECDRLSIKRDHAFVMPQGARLPFIPKGEVFRMK, from the coding sequence GTGAAGAAGCAGCGAGATGTAAAAGAGGAAAAGCGTCTCAAACAGATTGAAAGAGGCGTTGACTTGATCAAGCAATCTCCCATGTTCGCACAGATGTGGGAGGAGGTGTGGGATCATGCGGAATCCATGGGGCCTACTTCATGGGCGTATATCATGTCTTCAGGTGTGATGCGAGTAAACAAGGACAAGGATGCAACCCCAGAAGAATGGGCATATGTGATTGCCCACTGTCTTCTTCATTTAGGTCTTGGTCACGAAAAGAAGAAAAAGCATCCGGAGCTTTGGAATATTGCTTGTGACTGCTATATCGCGCAGTTTCTACAAGAGCTCAAGTTTGGAAAAGTGCCAAGAGAATTTAATATTCCTATTTATGAATCCATTTCATCCGAGGAAGTGCTGTATGAACGTTTCGTACAAGAGGGCGTTCCTGATCATTTAAAAGGATTTAGTACGATGCCAGGAGAAATTGATTTTATTTTGACAGAAGAAAAGCTCTATTACTACCACCAGCCACCTAAATTCGATGAGCTATTTGCTACGGGATTGGCTCATGCTGTGCAGCACGCTGTACGATCAGCAGGCGGATATGAATATGATCTTGGTCTTCAAAAAAAGCGCACGCTCGCAAAGGAAGTAAAGGATTGGTTTATTAGCTCTTATCCGCTTTTAGGCGCGCTGGCAAGCGATTTTGAACTTGTCGAAGATCCGATTATTTGTCGTCGTCTCGACATTTCTGTTGCGGCCGTTGCGGTTGATACGAAGGAAATTTACATTAATTCCGCTGTACCATTAACGAAAGAAGAGCTAAAGTTTGTCATGGCACATGAATTTTTGCATGTTGGCTTAAGTCATGCGCCGAGAAGACAGGGGCGAGATCCTTACTATTGGAACGTAGCCTGTGACTACGTCATTAACAGCTGGTTGATTGAGATGCAAATTGGAGATATGCCGCAAATAGGTGGCTTATACGACCCCGAGCTCAAAGGTCTCTCTGCAGAAGAAGTGTATGACCAAATTGTCACAGATCTTCGTCGCTATCGTAAGCTAATGACGCTACGTGGTCAAGGTGGCTGTGACATGATTGAAAGCAAATCACCAGACTTTTGGGATGGAAAAGTCGGAACTGATTTAGACGACTTTTATCGTCGAGCGCTTAGTCAAGGGCTCGTGTATCATCAGGCACAGGAGAGAGGGTATTTGCCTCAAGGATTAATAGAAGAAATTCGTGCGCTCTCACAGCCTGTCATTCCGTGGGATGTTGAATTAGCACGATGGTTTGATCATCATTTTCAACCGATTGAAAAAGTTCGGACATATTCTCGTCCAAGTAGACGGCAAGCGTCGACACCAACTATTGCACGACCTCGCTATGTCTATCAGGCAGGCGATGAAGATGGCCGGACATTCGCAGTCATTATTGATACGTCAGGATCAATGGACCGTGAGCTGCTTGGGAAAGCGCTTGGCACGATTGCAAGCTATAGCATTGCACGGGACGTTCCGTACGTTCGGGTTGTATTTTGTGATGCTCATGCTTACGATGCAGGATATATGCCCCCTGAAGCGCTCGCGGATCGCCTCAATGTAAAAGGACGAGGTGGAACGGTTCTTCAACCAGCCGTTACGCTAATCGAACAGGCAACAGACTTTCCGAAAAATGGTCCGATTTTACTTGTTACGGACGGAGAATGTGATCGCCTATCTATCAAGCGGGATCATGCATTTGTGATGCCGCAAGGAGCACGCTTACCTTTTATACCAAAAGGAGAGGTCTTTCGAATGAAGTAA
- a CDS encoding transglycosylase domain-containing protein encodes MSDEFLTRSEYKRQQRQKQEQEIAPQPQKKPKKKRKLRFLRRLIAFLVTVAIIVGVIGGGVFAYYASSAPPLDEAKVKEEVHKDDNQIYVTADEIPSRVRNAFVAIEDARFYDHHGVDFIRFGGALLANVKGGFGAQGGSTITQQLVKNTLLSPEKTPRRKAQEMWLAIQMERHFSKQQILEMYVNSIYYPGNIYGVATAAEKYYGKNLDDLKIHEAAMLAGMQQNPNGYDPRDHPQAAKNRRDQVLDAMAAHGYITADEAEQSKSVPVQATLQ; translated from the coding sequence ATGAGTGACGAGTTTTTAACAAGAAGTGAATATAAAAGACAGCAGCGTCAAAAACAAGAGCAAGAGATCGCGCCACAGCCGCAAAAGAAGCCGAAGAAAAAGCGAAAGCTCCGTTTTTTACGACGACTTATTGCCTTTTTGGTAACGGTAGCCATCATTGTAGGCGTTATTGGCGGAGGCGTGTTTGCCTACTATGCTTCTTCTGCACCACCTCTTGATGAAGCAAAAGTAAAAGAAGAGGTTCATAAAGATGACAATCAAATTTACGTCACGGCTGATGAAATTCCGAGTCGTGTTCGCAACGCTTTTGTAGCAATTGAAGATGCGCGTTTTTATGATCACCACGGGGTCGATTTCATTCGCTTCGGTGGCGCACTCCTTGCTAACGTAAAAGGTGGGTTCGGTGCACAGGGCGGAAGTACCATTACGCAACAGCTCGTTAAAAACACGCTGTTATCTCCTGAGAAAACACCAAGACGTAAAGCCCAGGAAATGTGGCTCGCCATACAAATGGAACGTCATTTTTCGAAGCAGCAAATTCTTGAAATGTATGTAAACAGCATCTACTACCCTGGAAATATCTATGGTGTAGCAACCGCAGCTGAAAAATATTATGGAAAAAATTTAGATGACTTAAAAATCCACGAAGCGGCTATGCTTGCTGGCATGCAGCAAAACCCGAACGGCTACGACCCTCGCGATCATCCACAGGCCGCGAAAAATCGCCGTGATCAAGTGCTTGATGCGATGGCAGCTCATGGGTACATTACAGCAGATGAAGCAGAGCAATCAAAATCTGTTCCTGTGCAAGCGACATTACAATAA
- a CDS encoding ABC transporter ATP-binding protein — translation MSILTVRNLNKSIGKKQILSNVSLDVKQGEIMGLLGPNGSGKTTLIRTIVGLVQKDDGEVSIGGENIQSQFSRAISQVGAIIENPEFYDYLTGHQNLVHFARMNGALDEKRIDEVVELVDLSSAIHSKVGTYSLGMRQRLGIAQAILHRPALLILDEPTNGLDPAGMKELRTYLRKLCDEEGVSILIATHLLKEIEALCERVAIIQRGKVIAIQDMRTRASNEQVTVNITAEPLEEVKTWLKGAEYAVQVVNNDVIVHMQYQDIPVLTKGLVEAGIHIYRIEPLAPSLEDSFLALTGGNEDDELN, via the coding sequence ATGTCAATTTTAACGGTAAGAAATTTGAACAAATCAATCGGAAAAAAACAGATTTTGTCGAACGTATCTTTAGACGTGAAGCAGGGAGAAATCATGGGTTTACTCGGACCAAATGGCTCAGGGAAAACAACGCTCATTCGAACGATTGTGGGCCTAGTTCAAAAAGATGATGGCGAAGTGAGCATCGGTGGAGAGAACATTCAGAGTCAGTTCTCACGCGCTATTTCACAGGTTGGTGCCATAATTGAGAACCCAGAATTCTACGATTATTTAACGGGGCATCAAAACTTAGTTCATTTTGCCAGAATGAATGGAGCGCTAGATGAGAAGAGAATTGATGAAGTAGTGGAGCTTGTGGATTTGTCATCTGCCATTCATTCTAAGGTAGGGACATATTCACTCGGGATGAGGCAGCGCCTTGGGATTGCTCAAGCCATTTTACACCGCCCCGCGCTCTTAATATTAGACGAACCAACGAACGGATTGGACCCAGCTGGTATGAAAGAATTGCGTACCTACTTACGAAAGCTGTGTGACGAAGAAGGCGTGTCAATCTTAATCGCCACGCATCTTTTAAAAGAGATTGAAGCACTCTGTGAACGCGTAGCTATTATTCAGCGTGGAAAAGTCATTGCGATACAAGACATGCGCACAAGAGCTTCAAACGAACAGGTCACAGTCAACATCACAGCAGAGCCGCTTGAGGAAGTCAAAACGTGGTTAAAGGGCGCCGAATACGCGGTGCAGGTTGTAAACAATGACGTAATCGTACATATGCAGTATCAAGATATTCCGGTTCTTACAAAAGGACTAGTGGAGGCAGGAATCCATATTTATCGAATTGAACCTCTTGCACCGTCTTTAGAAGACTCATTTTTAGCGCTAACAGGAGGCAATGAAGATGATGAACTTAATTAG
- a CDS encoding ABC transporter permease, whose translation MMNLIRNEQMKLRYKTSTIAIVIIILAIAILGALLARQLFVVGKIGETTIGYLIFSTTFLSAVKLVLIPIAGTIVSTEFDRGTIKFLLIRPAKRSTVLLSKYITILLVSVYGLLLFFVVSFIVGLVLFPFKASDLSDTWILASRYGFQWIEIIVVLTIAFTVSTVFRNGSLAIGITLLIALVAKTVSSLFAHFERSEGKYLLFSNVDLSQYFRGSQPLFDGMTLPFSIFIIVGHMIFFLALSWYFFVKRDVSV comes from the coding sequence ATGATGAACTTAATTAGAAATGAACAAATGAAGCTGCGCTATAAAACAAGCACGATTGCCATCGTGATCATTATTTTAGCCATCGCCATTCTGGGCGCTTTGCTGGCACGTCAATTGTTTGTGGTTGGCAAAATTGGTGAAACAACGATAGGCTACTTGATCTTCAGCACGACGTTTTTATCAGCGGTAAAGCTTGTTCTTATTCCAATTGCAGGCACAATTGTATCCACAGAATTTGATCGCGGCACGATCAAATTTTTACTTATTCGTCCTGCGAAAAGAAGCACCGTTTTACTGTCAAAGTATATAACGATTTTACTTGTGAGCGTATACGGCTTGCTGCTATTTTTTGTAGTGTCCTTTATTGTCGGGCTTGTTTTGTTCCCTTTTAAAGCGTCTGACCTGTCTGATACTTGGATTTTGGCTAGTCGTTACGGCTTTCAGTGGATTGAGATCATCGTTGTACTGACGATTGCCTTTACGGTTTCAACGGTTTTTCGAAATGGGTCTCTCGCCATCGGGATCACTCTTTTGATCGCATTAGTTGCGAAAACCGTTTCTTCTTTATTTGCTCATTTTGAGCGAAGCGAAGGGAAATACCTGTTGTTCTCAAACGTGGATTTAAGTCAGTATTTTAGGGGGAGTCAGCCTTTGTTTGATGGAATGACCCTTCCGTTTTCCATTTTTATCATTGTTGGTCACATGATTTTCTTTCTTGCTTTGTCATGGTATTTCTTTGTGAAGCGGGATGTGTCGGTATAA